A single Silvibacterium dinghuense DNA region contains:
- a CDS encoding chorismate mutase: MDIEDWRKKIDVLDRQIVELLNERATAAQAIGKLKKSTSLPVYEPNRERAVFDSVRAANQGPLPDIELVHIYERIIDVMRALQKNELASQSSVAQERAPEEAR, encoded by the coding sequence ATGGACATCGAAGACTGGCGGAAGAAAATCGACGTGCTCGACCGGCAGATCGTGGAGCTGTTGAACGAACGCGCCACTGCGGCGCAGGCGATCGGCAAGCTCAAGAAATCCACCTCATTGCCGGTGTACGAGCCCAATCGGGAGCGCGCAGTGTTCGACAGTGTGCGGGCGGCGAATCAAGGCCCGCTGCCGGATATCGAACTGGTGCATATCTACGAACGGATCATCGACGTGATGCGTGCGCTCCAGAAGAATGAACTTGCCTCCCAGAGCAGTGTGGCTCAGGAGAGAGCTCCGGAAGAAGCGCGCTAA
- the trpB gene encoding tryptophan synthase subunit beta → MQAEETTKSVPGRFGAYGGRYVPETLMAALEELDHAYAEAQADPDFHARLDGLLREYVGRPTPLYYAARLTESLGGAKIYLKREDLLHTGAHKINNSLGQGLLAQRMGKQRIIAETGAGQHGVATATVCALLGLECVVYMGEEDMRRQELNVLRMRMLGAEVRGVSSGSKTLKDAINEAMRDWVTNVRNTFYILGSALGSHPYPTMVRDFQRVISKEMRAQILEREGKLPHTIIACVGGGSNAIGAFYEFLPDPNVRLIGVEAGGRGPKLGDHAARFQGGVPGVLQGTYSYVLQDEDGQVQLTHSVSAGLDYASVGPEHAMLHDSGRATYTAATDQEALDATVTLARTEGILPALESAHAVAECLKVAPTLSRHDILVVNLSGRGDKDMGILAKELNLKGA, encoded by the coding sequence ATGCAGGCGGAAGAAACCACGAAGAGCGTGCCGGGACGCTTCGGCGCCTACGGCGGCCGCTATGTGCCGGAAACTCTGATGGCGGCGCTCGAAGAGCTCGACCACGCCTACGCCGAGGCCCAGGCCGATCCCGACTTCCATGCGCGCCTCGACGGGCTGTTGCGCGAATATGTCGGCCGTCCCACACCGCTTTACTACGCGGCGCGCCTCACCGAGTCGCTGGGCGGCGCGAAGATTTACCTCAAGCGTGAAGACCTGCTGCACACCGGCGCACACAAGATCAACAACTCGCTTGGCCAGGGCCTGCTGGCACAGCGCATGGGCAAGCAGCGCATCATTGCCGAGACCGGCGCAGGCCAGCACGGCGTGGCCACGGCCACCGTCTGCGCGCTGCTCGGACTCGAGTGCGTGGTCTACATGGGCGAGGAAGACATGCGCCGCCAGGAGTTGAACGTGCTGCGCATGCGCATGCTCGGCGCGGAAGTACGCGGCGTCAGCTCAGGCTCGAAGACGCTCAAGGACGCAATCAACGAAGCGATGCGCGACTGGGTCACGAACGTCCGCAACACCTTCTATATCCTCGGATCGGCACTCGGATCGCATCCCTATCCGACCATGGTGCGCGACTTCCAGCGCGTCATCAGCAAGGAGATGCGCGCACAGATCCTCGAGCGCGAGGGCAAGCTGCCGCACACCATCATCGCCTGCGTGGGCGGCGGGTCGAACGCCATCGGTGCATTTTACGAGTTCCTGCCCGATCCGAACGTCCGCCTGATCGGTGTGGAAGCCGGCGGACGCGGCCCGAAGCTCGGCGATCACGCGGCGCGTTTCCAGGGAGGCGTTCCGGGCGTGCTGCAGGGCACCTATTCTTACGTGCTGCAGGATGAAGACGGCCAGGTGCAGCTCACTCACTCGGTCTCAGCCGGACTCGACTACGCCTCGGTCGGCCCCGAGCACGCGATGCTGCATGATTCCGGCCGCGCCACCTACACTGCCGCCACCGACCAGGAGGCGCTCGACGCGACCGTCACCTTGGCCCGCACCGAGGGCATTCTGCCCGCGCTCGAGAGCGCGCACGCCGTGGCCGAATGCCTCAAGGTTGCGCCGACACTCTCCCGCCATGACATACTGGTAGTCAACCTTTCCGGCCGCGGCGACAAGGACATGGGTATCCTCGCCAAAGAGCTGAATCTTAAGGGAGCGTAA
- a CDS encoding phosphoribosylanthranilate isomerase, whose translation MWVKICGNTSLEDARGAAEAGADALGFVFAPSKRQVTVEQVAVITPHLPEQVEKIGVFVDASFEEIAHAVEVAGLTGVQLHSAVHSGLATRLRARFGPDFRLLQVIHYQQELTSQLTAVRQNTAIDGVLIDSRTATLVGGTGVRFDWPAARRALAASAEGLKIVVAGGLDPINVAEAIATLQPWGVDVVTGVEAAPGRKDHAKVKAFLENARIAASKLNTPISV comes from the coding sequence ATGTGGGTCAAGATCTGCGGCAACACCAGCCTTGAAGATGCCCGCGGTGCAGCCGAGGCCGGCGCGGATGCTCTGGGCTTCGTCTTCGCGCCCAGCAAGCGGCAGGTCACGGTGGAGCAGGTCGCGGTGATTACTCCCCATCTGCCCGAGCAGGTAGAAAAGATCGGCGTCTTCGTCGATGCATCCTTCGAAGAGATTGCACATGCCGTGGAAGTGGCGGGGCTGACCGGCGTACAACTGCACTCGGCAGTCCATTCCGGCCTTGCGACGCGACTGCGTGCGCGTTTCGGCCCAGACTTTCGCCTGCTGCAGGTGATCCATTATCAGCAGGAGCTGACTTCGCAGCTCACAGCCGTACGCCAAAACACAGCCATCGACGGCGTGCTGATCGACTCGCGTACAGCGACGCTGGTCGGCGGCACAGGCGTGCGCTTCGACTGGCCTGCGGCGCGGCGAGCGCTGGCCGCATCGGCCGAGGGCTTGAAGATTGTCGTCGCCGGCGGCCTTGATCCCATCAACGTGGCCGAGGCCATCGCCACGCTGCAGCCTTGGGGCGTGGACGTGGTGACCGGCGTCGAAGCCGCTCCGGGACGCAAGGATCACGCGAAGGTGAAAGCGTTCCTCGAGAACGCACGCATTGCGGCGAGCAAGCTGAATACGCCGATCTCGGTTTAG
- a CDS encoding Maf family protein encodes MLVLASASPRRKELLTRAGFDFTVMPGDIPEEPREGESPIAYVTRLAREKAEAVRAKLPDADQRMILAADTTVVAPNGEILGKPVDDADAARMLRLLSGATHQVATGVAVLAGEITEVAAEVTWVTFATVSDAEITAYIATGEPRDKAGAYGIQGAASRFIPRVDGCFFNVVGLPVALVASMIEGVKKQLTKSSAVAV; translated from the coding sequence ATGCTCGTTCTCGCTTCCGCTTCGCCCCGCCGTAAAGAGCTGCTTACCCGTGCCGGCTTCGACTTCACCGTGATGCCTGGCGATATCCCCGAGGAGCCGCGCGAGGGTGAGTCGCCTATCGCCTACGTCACCCGCCTGGCGCGCGAGAAGGCCGAAGCTGTCCGCGCCAAGCTTCCCGATGCGGACCAGCGGATGATTCTCGCCGCCGACACCACCGTGGTCGCGCCAAATGGCGAGATCCTGGGTAAGCCGGTGGATGATGCTGATGCCGCTCGCATGCTCCGCCTGCTCTCTGGCGCGACGCACCAGGTCGCCACGGGCGTGGCCGTGCTTGCGGGCGAAATCACCGAGGTGGCGGCCGAGGTGACGTGGGTGACTTTCGCCACAGTTTCCGACGCGGAGATTACTGCCTACATCGCGACCGGCGAGCCGCGTGACAAGGCTGGAGCCTATGGCATCCAGGGCGCGGCCTCGCGCTTCATCCCGCGTGTGGACGGCTGCTTCTTCAACGTTGTTGGTCTGCCGGTGGCGCTGGTCGCGTCGATGATCGAGGGCGTGAAGAAGCAGTTGACAAAGAGTTCAGCTGTGGCGGTGTAG
- a CDS encoding isoaspartyl peptidase/L-asparaginase produces the protein MQRSPILIVHGGAWAMPDDMTEANEQGVFDALQAGWALLEKGATAIEAVEAAVTQLENDATFDAGYGSFLTRDGRVQMDALLMDGATLRAGGVACVERLRNPIRAARLVLDESPHVYFVGEGAEAFAASHGMPLIANEELIVDRERRRLEEAHERERAGLPDITFSGDDKSPETAVKPEPGFGGLGGPSSGPVDSHDTVGAVALDVDGNIAAATSTGGTLSKAPGRVGDSSLIGCGCYADNQSAAVSLTGWGEPIMKLVLGKWATDRVQMGRPPEQVAQEAISYLYQRLGGHGGMILLDAQGRWGIAHNTPRMAWGVHTADGPRVGVKV, from the coding sequence ATGCAGCGATCCCCAATTCTTATCGTTCACGGCGGCGCATGGGCCATGCCGGATGACATGACCGAAGCCAACGAGCAGGGCGTCTTCGATGCGCTGCAGGCAGGCTGGGCTCTTCTTGAAAAGGGCGCAACCGCGATTGAGGCCGTTGAGGCCGCGGTGACGCAACTTGAAAACGACGCCACCTTCGACGCCGGCTATGGCAGCTTCCTTACCCGCGATGGCCGCGTGCAGATGGATGCGCTGCTGATGGATGGAGCGACCCTGCGCGCGGGCGGCGTCGCCTGTGTGGAGCGGCTGCGGAATCCCATCCGGGCAGCGCGCCTGGTGCTCGATGAAAGCCCGCATGTCTACTTCGTAGGCGAGGGCGCGGAGGCTTTTGCCGCCTCGCACGGCATGCCGCTGATCGCGAACGAGGAGCTGATCGTAGATCGAGAGCGCCGCAGACTCGAAGAGGCGCATGAGCGCGAGCGCGCCGGGCTGCCGGACATCACCTTCTCTGGCGACGACAAGTCGCCGGAGACAGCGGTCAAGCCGGAACCAGGCTTCGGCGGCCTGGGAGGACCTTCCAGCGGCCCTGTGGACTCACATGACACGGTGGGTGCGGTGGCGCTCGACGTGGATGGCAACATCGCGGCAGCGACCTCGACCGGCGGTACCCTGAGCAAGGCTCCCGGCCGTGTCGGCGACTCCTCGCTGATTGGCTGCGGCTGCTACGCCGACAATCAGAGCGCGGCCGTCTCGCTTACCGGCTGGGGTGAGCCGATCATGAAGCTGGTGCTGGGCAAGTGGGCGACGGACCGCGTGCAGATGGGCCGCCCTCCAGAGCAGGTCGCGCAGGAGGCGATCTCTTACCTCTATCAGCGACTGGGCGGACACGGCGGCATGATTCTGCTCGACGCGCAGGGACGTTGGGGCATCGCCCACAACACACCGCGCATGGCCTGGGGCGTGCACACCGCGGACGGCCCTCGCGTGGGCGTGAAGGTCTAA
- the aroF gene encoding 3-deoxy-7-phosphoheptulonate synthase, with product MIVAMQPNATEEQIQDVVARMMEIGFNVHKTTGTVQTILAGVGTPGQFDHKDFELFPGVAEAVRISSPYKLAGRGFRPEGTVITFPNGVKVGGEEVVAMAGPCSVESREQIFLAAEQVKAAGAKFLRGGAYKPRSSPYSFQGMGVEGLKLLREVGDKTGLLVITEVMEISQIEVMLPYIDCFQVGARNMQNFNLLRELGKVRKPVLLKRGIAATIEELLLSAEYILAGGNYDVMLCERGIRTYETYTRNTMDISAIPVIHHLSHLPIIADPSHGTGKRAMVPAMARASVAAGADGLIIEVHPNPDKAVSDGAQTLFPEQFAKLMDELRIIAPAVGRTVTAAPVVAPEPAAV from the coding sequence ATGATCGTAGCCATGCAGCCCAATGCGACAGAAGAACAAATCCAGGATGTTGTCGCGCGCATGATGGAAATCGGCTTCAACGTCCACAAGACCACCGGCACGGTGCAAACCATCCTCGCCGGCGTAGGTACACCGGGCCAGTTCGACCACAAGGATTTCGAGCTCTTCCCGGGCGTAGCCGAAGCCGTGCGCATCTCTTCGCCTTACAAACTCGCAGGCCGCGGCTTCCGCCCCGAGGGCACCGTCATCACCTTCCCCAACGGCGTGAAGGTCGGCGGTGAAGAAGTCGTAGCCATGGCCGGACCATGCTCCGTCGAGAGCCGCGAACAGATCTTCCTCGCAGCCGAGCAGGTAAAGGCCGCGGGCGCGAAGTTTCTGCGCGGAGGCGCATACAAGCCCCGCAGCTCGCCGTACAGCTTCCAGGGCATGGGCGTGGAAGGCCTGAAGCTGCTGCGCGAAGTGGGCGACAAGACCGGCCTGCTCGTCATCACCGAGGTGATGGAGATTTCGCAGATCGAGGTCATGCTGCCCTATATCGACTGCTTCCAGGTGGGCGCGCGCAACATGCAGAACTTCAACCTGCTGCGCGAGCTGGGCAAGGTCCGCAAGCCGGTGCTGCTCAAGCGCGGCATCGCCGCCACCATCGAAGAGCTGCTGCTCTCGGCCGAGTACATCCTGGCCGGCGGCAACTATGATGTGATGCTTTGCGAGCGCGGCATCCGCACCTACGAGACCTACACGCGCAACACGATGGACATCTCGGCGATCCCGGTCATTCATCACCTCTCGCACCTGCCCATCATTGCCGATCCCTCGCACGGCACCGGCAAGCGCGCGATGGTGCCGGCGATGGCGCGGGCCTCGGTCGCTGCGGGCGCGGACGGCCTCATCATCGAGGTGCACCCGAATCCCGACAAAGCTGTCTCCGACGGCGCGCAGACGCTCTTCCCCGAGCAGTTCGCAAAGCTGATGGACGAGTTGCGCATCATTGCTCCGGCCGTGGGACGGACGGTGACGGCTGCTCCGGTGGTAGCACCCGAACCCGCAGCCGTTTAA
- a CDS encoding ABC transporter permease, with protein sequence MFLQDVKYALRQLRSSWGFAALAVITLALGIGANTAMFTVVENVLLRPLPYPGAGRMVFIAPAGESRIGAISYLNYRDIRDQSQTLETVAGYSEDVAVIEGKEGGVSVTAPHLTTNALTMAGAQPLLGRIFTEAEGRSNGPQAVILSEALWRQNFSADPRIIGQTIRVSGVPHTVVGVMPASFRFPETIGDDLTKGIWLPLQPSDEMLKDRGYNFFNVVAMMRPGVSLTAATQEIRGIAMRIRRQNGKDAAHVDFRVSSYQDTVTGNVRPVLWALEGALGLVLLIACANVANLLLARCLGRRQEFAVRAALGASRWRLVRQLLAEGLALSILGCSFGLMLAWAALASLNKLPSGTIPRANSIGIHWTVILALGAIATLTTVLSSLLPAVIVSRTDPQPALQASSRGLGSRSVSGKLSGWLVAGEVALSAVLLVGTGLLFHTLWNLEHTHLGYDTEHITRFTVMPADAAGFSALAVSTDTANAPASVADTIYQPALERIRQLPGVAGAALATTPPLSGGDLSSSFDIVGHPTQDNNKRETRLSAASEDYARAQGTPLLRGRMIAASDTASTLPVVVVNEELVKQYFHGFDPIGQQLSFGGKDTGMVKPYTIVGILANEADHGPGSDPQPFALIPYRQIPTTSLFYPALLKTFVIFTVKTRGDIAIAPEMRAVFKEIAPGYALDNFQTMQEALDQNTFSQRLGLYLTASFAGLAVVMVIAGLYGVLAQLVSYRRREIGIRMALGATRQSIAQMILRQAGILIVAGLAAGLALSMLAGRLVKSYLYEIKTLDPGTYIGVIVALLMIGTIASLLPARSASSIEPMEALRED encoded by the coding sequence ATGTTTCTGCAGGATGTGAAGTACGCGCTGCGCCAGCTTCGTTCTTCGTGGGGATTCGCAGCCCTGGCGGTGATCACCCTGGCGCTCGGCATCGGCGCCAACACGGCCATGTTTACGGTGGTAGAGAACGTCCTGCTCCGGCCTCTCCCCTATCCCGGCGCCGGCCGCATGGTGTTCATCGCACCGGCGGGAGAGAGCCGCATCGGCGCCATCTCCTACCTGAACTACCGCGATATCCGTGACCAGTCTCAGACGCTCGAGACCGTAGCCGGCTACTCGGAAGATGTCGCAGTGATCGAAGGCAAGGAGGGTGGGGTGAGCGTGACGGCTCCGCACCTGACCACCAACGCCCTTACGATGGCTGGCGCGCAGCCGCTACTGGGCCGCATCTTCACCGAAGCCGAAGGCCGGTCGAACGGCCCTCAGGCCGTCATCCTCTCCGAGGCCCTATGGCGCCAGAACTTCAGCGCCGACCCACGCATCATCGGCCAGACCATCCGTGTCAGCGGCGTGCCACATACCGTCGTTGGCGTGATGCCGGCCAGTTTCCGGTTTCCGGAGACAATCGGCGACGACCTGACCAAGGGCATCTGGCTGCCGCTGCAGCCCTCCGACGAGATGCTGAAGGACCGCGGCTACAACTTCTTCAATGTGGTCGCGATGATGCGCCCCGGCGTGTCACTGACCGCCGCTACGCAGGAAATACGCGGCATCGCCATGCGCATCCGCAGGCAGAACGGCAAGGACGCCGCCCACGTGGACTTCCGCGTCAGCTCCTACCAGGACACGGTCACCGGCAATGTCCGCCCGGTGCTCTGGGCGCTTGAGGGCGCGCTGGGGCTGGTACTCCTGATCGCCTGCGCCAACGTGGCGAACCTGCTGCTGGCCCGCTGCCTGGGCCGCCGGCAGGAGTTCGCCGTACGCGCCGCGCTCGGAGCGAGCCGGTGGCGGCTGGTGCGTCAACTGCTGGCTGAGGGACTTGCGCTGAGTATCCTCGGCTGCAGCTTCGGACTGATGCTGGCCTGGGCGGCGCTGGCTTCGCTGAACAAGCTGCCCTCCGGGACGATCCCACGCGCCAACAGCATCGGCATCCACTGGACGGTCATCCTGGCCTTGGGCGCCATTGCCACGCTGACCACGGTGCTCTCCTCGCTGCTGCCGGCGGTCATAGTCTCGCGCACCGACCCTCAGCCTGCGCTGCAGGCCTCGTCGCGCGGCCTCGGCAGCCGCTCGGTGAGCGGAAAACTGAGCGGCTGGCTGGTAGCCGGCGAAGTCGCCCTCTCGGCAGTCCTGCTGGTGGGCACCGGCCTGCTCTTTCATACCCTCTGGAACCTCGAGCACACCCATCTCGGCTATGACACTGAGCACATCACGCGCTTCACCGTGATGCCGGCCGATGCAGCCGGCTTCTCCGCACTCGCGGTCTCTACCGATACTGCAAACGCACCGGCTTCGGTGGCCGACACCATCTACCAGCCCGCGCTCGAGCGCATCCGCCAGTTGCCCGGCGTGGCGGGAGCCGCACTGGCCACCACGCCTCCGCTCTCCGGCGGCGACCTGAGCTCGAGCTTTGACATAGTCGGGCATCCCACCCAGGACAACAACAAACGTGAAACACGCCTCTCCGCCGCCAGCGAGGATTACGCCCGCGCCCAGGGCACGCCATTGCTGCGAGGGCGCATGATCGCGGCCAGCGACACCGCCTCCACACTGCCGGTTGTCGTGGTCAACGAGGAGCTGGTCAAACAGTACTTCCACGGCTTCGACCCTATCGGCCAGCAGCTGAGTTTCGGCGGCAAGGACACAGGCATGGTGAAGCCCTATACCATCGTCGGCATCCTCGCCAACGAGGCCGATCACGGGCCGGGCTCCGACCCGCAACCCTTCGCGCTGATCCCCTACCGGCAGATCCCGACAACCTCGCTCTTCTACCCGGCGCTGCTCAAGACCTTCGTCATCTTCACCGTAAAGACGCGCGGCGATATCGCGATCGCACCGGAGATGCGGGCGGTCTTTAAGGAGATCGCCCCAGGGTATGCCCTCGACAACTTCCAGACCATGCAGGAGGCTCTCGACCAGAACACCTTCAGCCAGCGCCTCGGCCTTTACCTTACGGCCTCCTTTGCCGGGCTTGCCGTGGTTATGGTCATCGCCGGCCTCTATGGCGTGCTGGCGCAGCTGGTCAGCTATCGCCGTCGCGAGATCGGCATCCGCATGGCGCTCGGCGCCACCCGCCAGAGCATTGCACAGATGATCCTGCGCCAGGCAGGCATACTCATCGTGGCCGGACTGGCGGCCGGACTGGCCTTGAGCATGCTCGCCGGCAGGCTGGTGAAGAGCTATCTCTACGAAATCAAAACACTCGATCCAGGCACTTACATCGGCGTGATTGTCGCACTGCTCATGATCGGTACGATCGCCTCGTTGCTGCCGGCGCGAAGCGCCTCGTCCATTGAACCTATGGAGGCGCTCCGCGAGGACTGA
- the trpC gene encoding indole-3-glycerol phosphate synthase TrpC → MHLERILHQTRATVAERKRQSPAGELERRAASHIPRGFARALRAAAQHGPAILAELKKASPSKGLIRPEFDPHFLAQSLANGGAAALSVLTDEPFFQGSLRNLEIASAAVTIPCLRKDFIVDKYQIVEARAHAADAILLIVAALTDDELEAFTNEAHDYGLDVLCEVHTAEELERVQDLGCDAYGVNNRDLKTFNVRLETSLELVGRLPKDAVKVAESGIHTSEHLEILRNAGFDAFLIGESLMRHADPGVALKALVGGVPQTERV, encoded by the coding sequence GTGCATCTGGAACGCATTCTTCATCAAACCCGCGCCACGGTGGCCGAGCGCAAGCGCCAGAGCCCCGCAGGCGAACTGGAACGCCGCGCCGCCAGCCACATTCCGCGCGGCTTTGCGCGCGCTCTCAGGGCCGCTGCGCAGCATGGGCCGGCGATCCTCGCCGAACTCAAAAAAGCTTCTCCTTCCAAAGGCCTGATCCGTCCGGAATTCGATCCGCATTTTCTCGCGCAATCGCTCGCCAACGGCGGCGCTGCGGCGCTCTCCGTGCTCACCGATGAACCGTTCTTCCAGGGCAGCCTGCGTAATCTGGAAATTGCGTCTGCCGCAGTGACCATCCCCTGCCTGCGCAAGGATTTCATCGTCGACAAATACCAGATTGTGGAGGCACGGGCGCACGCGGCCGATGCGATCCTGCTGATCGTTGCCGCACTGACCGACGATGAGCTCGAAGCCTTCACAAATGAGGCGCACGACTACGGCCTCGACGTGCTCTGCGAAGTCCACACCGCCGAAGAACTCGAGCGCGTGCAGGACCTGGGCTGCGATGCCTACGGCGTGAACAACCGCGATCTCAAAACCTTCAACGTTCGCCTTGAAACCTCACTGGAACTGGTGGGCCGCCTGCCCAAGGATGCGGTGAAGGTCGCCGAGAGCGGTATCCATACCTCGGAACATCTTGAGATCCTTCGCAACGCAGGCTTCGACGCCTTCCTCATCGGGGAATCGCTGATGCGGCATGCCGATCCAGGCGTGGCGTTGAAGGCGCTCGTGGGCGGCGTGCCACAGACCGAGCGGGTCTAG
- the trpA gene encoding tryptophan synthase subunit alpha — MAIRFAGKPGLVAYLTIGDPDLETSHAIALAAIDAGADVLELGVPFSDPLADGPVIQRAAERALKTENGRKATNLADVLALAADLRRERPEAGLIIFSYFNPIVRYGLERFCAAAEAAGVDGVLVTDMIVEEAAEYLTVLERHNLAPIFLAAPTSPDERLKKIAEVSKGFIYAISRVGITGTQSTMTNDATELVTRLRRWSKLPVAVGFGVSNAEHFAAVGEFADAAVIGSAIVQIIEKSEPAEAPSSIARFIKGLRTGVHAPVLQAR; from the coding sequence ATGGCTATCCGTTTTGCCGGCAAGCCGGGTCTGGTTGCATACCTGACCATCGGCGATCCCGATCTCGAAACCTCGCATGCGATTGCCTTGGCGGCGATTGACGCGGGTGCGGATGTGCTCGAACTGGGTGTTCCCTTCAGCGATCCCCTGGCCGATGGCCCGGTGATCCAGCGCGCTGCCGAGCGCGCCCTCAAGACCGAAAACGGCCGCAAGGCCACCAACCTGGCCGACGTACTCGCACTGGCTGCCGACCTGCGCCGCGAGCGCCCCGAAGCCGGGCTCATCATCTTCTCCTACTTCAATCCCATCGTCCGCTACGGCCTGGAGCGCTTCTGCGCCGCCGCCGAAGCCGCCGGTGTGGACGGCGTGCTGGTGACGGACATGATTGTCGAGGAAGCCGCCGAGTATCTCACCGTTCTCGAACGCCACAACCTGGCGCCGATCTTCCTCGCCGCACCCACCAGCCCCGACGAACGGCTGAAGAAGATTGCCGAAGTTTCGAAAGGCTTTATCTACGCCATCTCTCGCGTAGGCATCACCGGCACGCAATCCACCATGACGAATGACGCCACCGAACTGGTGACGCGTCTCCGTCGATGGAGCAAGCTGCCCGTCGCCGTGGGCTTCGGTGTCTCCAATGCAGAGCATTTTGCTGCCGTGGGAGAGTTTGCCGACGCCGCCGTGATCGGCAGCGCGATCGTCCAGATCATCGAAAAGTCCGAGCCTGCCGAGGCTCCCAGCTCGATTGCCCGATTTATCAAGGGTCTGCGTACAGGCGTGCATGCGCCCGTACTTCAGGCCCGTTAA